The following coding sequences are from one Arthrobacter sp. 24S4-2 window:
- a CDS encoding amino acid permease: MTVPTLTGQQPAAARRPGLAAQLLRRKPIGQMVSEAENGHGGTKLVRSFGVLQLTMISVGATLGTGILVILGEAVPLAGPAIWISFAIAGLAALLSAVSYAEMAGLVPVAGSSYSYTYATMGEGMAWICGWCLVLEYAVSVAAVAVGAGQYVNETLAVFGQVLPDAISQPPGDGGLLNIPAMVIVVLATVLLVRGARESAWINTAIVMVKVGILLFFCAVAFTAFTAGNFEPLLPMGAAGVSAAASRVFFSYIGFDAASTAGEEARNPKRDLPRAIMLSMLIVTTIYVLVAVAAIGARPWGWFDGTEAALVRILEETTGQPWIALIFAVGAVLAIASIVLTVLYGQTRILLSMSRDGLIPSIFGRVSSRTGTPVAGTLIVGILVALTAGLVPLGALADATSIGTLFAFALVNVAVIYLRRNRPELERTFRVPLFPLTPILGALMCVYLMANLGTETWVVFGIWMLVGFAAYFGYGRRHSRVAALSHEEYRELSGRETSTPSTTEPMKADLS; this comes from the coding sequence ATGACTGTGCCTACACTCACCGGCCAGCAGCCGGCAGCTGCCCGCCGTCCGGGCCTGGCCGCGCAGCTGCTGCGCCGCAAGCCGATCGGCCAGATGGTCAGCGAGGCCGAAAACGGCCATGGCGGCACCAAACTGGTCCGCAGCTTCGGAGTGCTGCAGCTGACCATGATCAGCGTCGGCGCCACGCTCGGCACCGGCATCCTGGTCATCCTCGGCGAAGCGGTGCCCCTCGCCGGCCCGGCCATCTGGATTTCGTTCGCGATCGCCGGCCTCGCGGCCCTGCTGTCCGCCGTTTCCTATGCCGAAATGGCCGGACTGGTCCCGGTGGCCGGCTCCAGCTACTCCTACACCTACGCCACCATGGGCGAAGGCATGGCCTGGATCTGCGGCTGGTGCCTCGTGCTGGAGTACGCGGTGTCGGTGGCCGCCGTCGCCGTCGGGGCCGGCCAGTACGTGAACGAGACACTGGCAGTCTTCGGGCAGGTCCTGCCGGACGCAATCTCGCAGCCGCCCGGCGACGGCGGCCTCCTGAACATCCCGGCCATGGTCATCGTGGTCCTGGCCACGGTCCTGCTGGTCCGCGGCGCCCGGGAAAGCGCCTGGATCAACACCGCCATCGTGATGGTCAAGGTAGGCATCCTCCTGTTCTTCTGCGCCGTAGCCTTCACCGCCTTCACCGCAGGCAACTTCGAACCGCTCCTGCCCATGGGCGCCGCCGGGGTCTCCGCCGCCGCCTCCCGCGTGTTCTTCTCCTACATCGGGTTCGACGCCGCCTCCACCGCGGGCGAGGAAGCCCGTAACCCCAAGCGGGACCTGCCGCGCGCCATCATGCTCTCCATGCTGATCGTCACCACCATCTACGTCCTCGTAGCCGTCGCCGCCATCGGCGCCCGCCCCTGGGGCTGGTTTGACGGCACCGAGGCAGCCCTGGTCAGGATCCTCGAGGAAACCACCGGGCAGCCCTGGATCGCACTGATCTTCGCTGTCGGCGCCGTCCTGGCCATTGCCAGCATCGTCCTGACCGTCCTTTACGGCCAGACCCGCATCCTTCTTTCCATGTCCCGCGACGGCCTGATCCCCAGCATCTTCGGCCGGGTCTCGTCCCGCACCGGCACACCGGTTGCCGGGACCCTGATTGTGGGCATCCTCGTGGCCCTCACCGCCGGACTTGTTCCGCTCGGAGCCCTGGCGGACGCCACCAGCATCGGCACCCTGTTCGCCTTCGCCCTGGTCAACGTGGCCGTCATCTACCTGCGCCGCAACCGGCCGGAGCTCGAGCGCACCTTCCGCGTGCCGCTCTTCCCGCTCACGCCCATCCTCGGTGCGCTCATGTGCGTGTACCTGATGGCCAACCTCGGCACCGAGACCTGGGTGGTCTTCGGCATCTGGATGCTGGTGGGCTTCGCGGCCTACTTCGGCTACGGCCGGCGGCACTCCAGGGTAGCGGCGCTCAGCCACGAGGAATACCGTGAACTCAGCGGGCGCGAAACTTCAACACCGTCCACCACCGAACCGATGAAGGCAGACCTTTCATGA
- a CDS encoding NAD(P)/FAD-dependent oxidoreductase, producing MTIATELPANDPAAAPGPEAASTARRAAEAPITMLNPDFPFSYDHYLAHPDGLGSVPPELYGTEVAVVGAGLSGLVTAYELMKLGLRPVLYEADQIGGRLRTASFPSAPGVVADLGGMRFPVSGKAFYHYVDLLGLQTQEFPNPLAPATSSTVIELAGQKHYATTPADLPPFFREVADAWKAAVNDGARFSEMQDAIRARDTARIKEIWNELLPLMDEQTFYGFIAASESFREAGFAHREAFGQVGFGTGGWDTDFPNSILEILRVVYTDADDQHRLIAGGAQRLPEALWQHAPSGMAHWPEGTSLASLHSGSPRGAVDRISRDANGDLRLRERWGREASYPAVVTTCQSWLLSTRIHTEEALFPAELWTAIERSHYMQSSKTFVMVDRPFWKDTDPATGRDVLSMTLTDRLNRATYLLDDGPDKPAVILLSYTWNDDALKWLALDADQRVELMLHSLEQIYPGVDIASHIIGQPITVSWEADPNFMGAFKANLPGHYRYQQRLFTHFKQDKLPEGQRGIFLAGDDVSFTAGWAEGAVTTGLNAVWGVVNHLGGSSAAGNPGPGELLDELGPISLD from the coding sequence ATGACCATCGCCACCGAACTGCCGGCCAACGATCCCGCGGCCGCTCCCGGCCCGGAAGCCGCCTCAACAGCACGCCGGGCAGCCGAAGCGCCCATCACCATGCTGAACCCGGACTTCCCGTTCAGCTATGACCACTACCTGGCCCACCCGGACGGCCTCGGGTCCGTCCCGCCCGAGCTGTACGGGACCGAAGTTGCGGTGGTCGGGGCGGGACTTTCCGGCCTTGTGACGGCCTACGAACTGATGAAGCTCGGCCTGCGCCCCGTCCTCTACGAGGCGGACCAGATCGGGGGGCGGCTGCGGACTGCCAGCTTCCCGTCCGCGCCCGGGGTGGTGGCCGACCTTGGCGGCATGCGGTTCCCGGTGTCCGGCAAGGCGTTCTACCACTACGTGGACCTGCTGGGCCTGCAGACCCAGGAATTCCCCAACCCGCTGGCACCCGCCACGTCCAGCACGGTGATCGAACTCGCCGGGCAGAAACACTATGCCACCACCCCTGCGGACCTGCCGCCGTTCTTCCGTGAAGTGGCGGACGCCTGGAAGGCAGCCGTGAACGACGGCGCCAGGTTCAGCGAGATGCAGGACGCCATCCGGGCACGGGACACGGCCAGGATCAAGGAGATCTGGAACGAACTCCTGCCGCTGATGGACGAGCAGACGTTCTACGGCTTCATCGCCGCCAGTGAGTCCTTCAGGGAAGCGGGCTTCGCGCACCGTGAGGCGTTTGGCCAGGTGGGCTTCGGCACCGGCGGCTGGGACACGGACTTCCCCAACTCCATCCTCGAGATCCTGCGCGTTGTCTATACGGACGCCGATGACCAGCACCGCCTCATCGCCGGGGGAGCGCAGCGGCTCCCCGAGGCACTGTGGCAGCACGCGCCGTCGGGCATGGCCCACTGGCCGGAAGGGACGTCCCTGGCGTCGCTGCACTCCGGTTCCCCGCGCGGCGCCGTGGACCGGATCAGCCGCGACGCCAACGGCGATCTCCGGCTGCGCGAACGCTGGGGCCGGGAAGCCTCCTATCCTGCCGTGGTCACCACCTGCCAGTCCTGGCTGCTGTCCACCCGGATCCACACCGAAGAGGCACTGTTCCCGGCGGAGCTGTGGACGGCGATCGAGCGCTCGCACTACATGCAGTCCTCCAAGACCTTCGTGATGGTGGACCGTCCGTTCTGGAAGGACACCGATCCGGCGACCGGCCGCGACGTCCTGTCCATGACCCTGACCGACCGGCTGAACCGCGCCACGTACCTCCTGGACGACGGGCCGGACAAGCCCGCGGTCATCCTGCTTTCCTACACCTGGAACGACGACGCCCTGAAGTGGCTTGCGCTCGACGCCGACCAGCGGGTGGAACTCATGCTGCATTCCCTCGAGCAGATCTACCCGGGCGTGGACATCGCCAGCCACATCATCGGCCAGCCCATCACGGTCTCCTGGGAGGCGGACCCCAACTTCATGGGCGCCTTCAAGGCGAACCTGCCCGGGCACTACCGCTACCAGCAGCGGCTGTTCACCCACTTCAAGCAGGACAAGCTGCCCGAAGGCCAGCGCGGAATCTTCCTGGCCGGCGATGACGTTTCGTTCACCGCCGGCTGGGCGGAGGGCGCCGTGACCACCGGCCTCAACGCGGTGTGGGGCGTGGTGAACCACCTCGGCGGCAGTTCCGCGGCGGGGAACCCGGGCCCGGGCGAGCTGCTGGACGAGCTGGGGCCGATCAGCCTGGACTGA
- a CDS encoding gamma carbonic anhydrase family protein translates to MAPLYPFAGSSPDIHPSVFVAPTASVIGNATLAEDASAFYGVSVRADTAAISVGPGSNLQDNVVLHADPGFPCTVGARVSVGHSAVVHGCTVEDDCLIGMSATILNGAVIGAGSLVAAGAVVLEGTVIPPRSLVAGVPAKVRRELTDEEFDGVQRNAAHYRELAQAHRELHAG, encoded by the coding sequence ATGGCTCCCCTTTATCCTTTTGCCGGCAGCAGCCCGGACATCCACCCTTCCGTTTTCGTCGCCCCCACGGCCTCGGTGATCGGCAACGCCACGCTCGCCGAGGACGCCAGCGCGTTCTACGGCGTCTCGGTCCGCGCAGACACCGCCGCGATCAGCGTGGGACCCGGCAGCAACCTGCAGGACAACGTGGTGCTGCACGCCGACCCTGGCTTCCCCTGCACCGTCGGGGCACGGGTCAGCGTGGGGCACAGCGCTGTCGTGCATGGCTGCACCGTTGAGGACGACTGCCTCATCGGCATGAGCGCCACCATCCTCAACGGCGCGGTGATCGGCGCCGGCTCGCTCGTGGCGGCCGGCGCCGTGGTCCTCGAAGGAACGGTCATTCCGCCGCGTTCGCTGGTGGCCGGCGTCCCGGCGAAAGTCCGCCGTGAGCTCACCGATGAAGAGTTCGACGGCGTGCAGCGCAACGCCGCGCACTACCGCGAACTTGCCCAGGCGCACCGGGAGCTCCACGCCGGCTGA
- a CDS encoding DUF2231 domain-containing protein, whose protein sequence is MELRGLDLHGLELRAPQLRKEGRGRPSLFRQFVGRIERLEALDAAVRVAEPRAGRLVQNGRIRSLLHGDATGIPVHIILTDVPFGAWFMAVYLDLFSDAGTQRAATRLVGLGVISAAPTALTGWAEWALAGRATQRVGIVHAGLNAAAVLIFAGSWAARRRGRHTLGVRLARCGALLLIAGGFLGGYMASARRGS, encoded by the coding sequence ATGGAACTTCGGGGCTTGGACCTGCATGGCTTGGAACTTCGTGCACCGCAACTGCGGAAGGAAGGAAGGGGCAGGCCCAGCCTGTTCCGCCAATTCGTGGGCCGGATTGAGCGCCTTGAAGCCCTCGACGCGGCCGTCCGGGTGGCCGAGCCGCGGGCCGGCCGCCTGGTCCAAAACGGGCGGATCCGCAGCCTCCTCCACGGCGATGCCACCGGCATACCCGTGCACATCATCCTGACCGATGTGCCCTTCGGTGCGTGGTTCATGGCCGTGTACCTTGACTTATTTTCGGATGCCGGGACCCAGCGGGCGGCCACCCGGCTGGTGGGCCTCGGCGTCATCTCCGCCGCGCCCACCGCGCTCACGGGATGGGCAGAATGGGCGCTGGCGGGCAGGGCAACGCAGCGGGTTGGCATCGTCCATGCGGGGCTGAACGCAGCAGCCGTGCTGATCTTCGCGGGATCCTGGGCTGCGAGGCGCCGCGGCCGGCACACCCTCGGCGTCCGGCTGGCACGGTGCGGGGCACTCCTGCTGATCGCGGGCGGATTCCTGGGCGGTTACATGGCCAGCGCCCGTCGGGGTTCCTAG
- a CDS encoding class I SAM-dependent methyltransferase — MAARDVAPAMEDPASQHSGEERLAAFYNQRAVLHPEHPLTPQRVDQRARFIARLKAEGRHAVLEIGTGLGLDGLKFVQAGIHYTGVDLSEGQVRIATAKGLNVTVASARNLPFADGVFPAVWTMSTLLHIPNRDIDHVVCELVRVAAPGAPIAVGLWSGDDEEVLNPEDQIEPPRFFSRRSDAALRRIFGGHGDIEEFVTWPEGTGAESGPGAGQWTQHYQFLVLRTPAAQPN; from the coding sequence ATGGCAGCCAGGGACGTGGCGCCGGCCATGGAGGACCCCGCCTCGCAGCACAGCGGCGAGGAGCGGCTGGCTGCGTTCTACAACCAGCGGGCGGTTCTCCATCCGGAGCATCCACTGACCCCGCAGCGGGTGGACCAGCGTGCACGGTTCATCGCCCGGCTAAAGGCCGAAGGCCGGCACGCGGTGCTGGAAATCGGCACCGGGCTGGGGCTGGACGGGCTGAAGTTCGTCCAGGCCGGGATCCACTACACCGGCGTTGACCTGTCCGAAGGGCAGGTGCGGATTGCGACCGCAAAAGGCCTGAACGTAACGGTCGCCAGCGCCCGGAACCTGCCCTTCGCCGACGGCGTCTTCCCGGCAGTGTGGACCATGAGCACCCTGCTGCACATCCCCAACAGGGACATCGACCACGTCGTCTGTGAACTGGTGCGCGTGGCCGCGCCCGGGGCACCGATCGCCGTCGGACTCTGGTCCGGGGACGACGAAGAGGTCCTCAATCCCGAGGACCAAATAGAGCCGCCGCGCTTTTTCAGCCGCCGCAGCGACGCGGCGCTTCGGCGGATCTTCGGCGGGCACGGTGACATTGAGGAATTCGTGACGTGGCCGGAGGGCACGGGTGCTGAATCAGGCCCGGGCGCGGGCCAGTGGACGCAGCATTACCAGTTCCTGGTCCTCCGCACTCCCGCTGCCCAGCCCAACTAG
- the purU gene encoding formyltetrahydrofolate deformylase, with product MIEDQLSSAYVLTLSCPDRPGIVHAVAGALLVAGCNITDSQQYGSQSTGTFFMRVEATTAVSQANVHAALEPVAAAFGMQWSLSPVGRKVRTLLMASKSAHCLNDLLFLQRSGTLPIEIPAIVSNHQDLAGLAEFYGIPFHYIPVTADTKVEAEDALRKIIAEEDIELTVLARYMQILSNELCTELTGKAINIHHSFLPSFKGAKPYHQAHARGVKLIGATAHYVTAALDEGPIIEQEVIRVDHRRTAEQFVQMGRDVEGRTLAQAVQWHAEHRVLLDGNRTVVFN from the coding sequence GTGATTGAAGACCAGCTTTCCTCCGCTTATGTACTGACCCTCTCCTGTCCAGACCGGCCGGGCATCGTGCATGCCGTCGCGGGAGCACTGCTCGTGGCCGGATGCAATATTACGGACTCGCAGCAGTACGGGAGCCAGTCCACGGGCACGTTCTTCATGCGGGTTGAGGCAACAACCGCTGTTTCGCAAGCCAACGTGCACGCAGCGCTGGAACCGGTGGCGGCGGCATTCGGCATGCAGTGGAGCCTCAGCCCCGTAGGCCGGAAGGTCCGCACGCTGCTGATGGCCAGCAAGTCCGCGCACTGCCTCAATGACCTGCTCTTCCTGCAGCGCTCCGGCACCCTGCCCATCGAGATCCCCGCCATTGTGTCCAACCACCAGGATCTGGCCGGGCTCGCGGAGTTCTACGGCATCCCCTTCCACTACATCCCGGTGACCGCTGACACCAAGGTCGAGGCCGAAGACGCGCTGCGGAAGATCATTGCCGAGGAAGACATCGAGCTGACCGTGCTGGCCCGGTACATGCAGATCCTGTCCAACGAGCTGTGCACCGAGCTCACGGGCAAGGCCATCAACATCCACCACTCCTTCCTGCCGTCCTTCAAGGGCGCCAAGCCTTACCACCAGGCCCACGCCCGCGGCGTGAAGCTGATCGGCGCTACAGCGCACTACGTCACGGCTGCCCTGGACGAGGGACCCATCATCGAACAGGAAGTCATCCGCGTGGATCACCGGCGCACCGCCGAACAGTTTGTGCAGATGGGCCGGGACGTCGAAGGCCGGACCCTGGCCCAGGCCGTCCAGTGGCACGCCGAGCACCGGGTGCTGCTGGACGGCAACCGCACGGTGGTCTTCAACTAG
- the glyA gene encoding serine hydroxymethyltransferase, giving the protein MTTSPTSVSTSSTVSNLPLAELDPEIAAVLDQELGRQRGTLEMIASENFAPRAVMEAQGSVLTNKYAEGYPGRRYYGGCEYVDIAEQLAIDRVKDLFGAEYANVQPHSGAQANAAALSAMITPGDKILGLSLAHGGHLTHGMKLNFSGKLYKVAAYQVEQDNFRIDLDKLREQAIAEKPQVIIAGWSAYPRHLDFAAFRSIADEVGALLWTDMAHFAGLVAAGLHPSPVPHSDVVTSTVHKTLAGPRSGVILAKQEWAKKLNSNVFPGQQGGPLMHVIAAKAVAFKIAGTEEFKERQERVLEGAKIIADRLNQADVAEAGVSVLTGGTDVHLVLVDLRNSQLDGQQAEDLLHSVGITVNRNAVPFDPRPPMVTSGLRIGTPALATRGFGAEEFTEVAEIIATALKAGSAADVESLQARVDKLAADFPLYPQHEQW; this is encoded by the coding sequence GTGACTACTTCACCGACTTCCGTCAGCACTTCCTCCACCGTCAGTAACCTGCCGCTGGCTGAGCTCGACCCCGAGATCGCCGCCGTACTGGACCAGGAGCTTGGCCGCCAGCGCGGCACCCTGGAAATGATCGCTTCCGAAAACTTCGCCCCGCGCGCCGTCATGGAAGCCCAGGGCTCGGTCCTGACCAACAAGTACGCCGAAGGCTACCCGGGCCGCCGCTACTACGGCGGCTGCGAGTACGTGGACATCGCCGAGCAGCTGGCGATCGATCGTGTCAAGGACCTGTTCGGCGCCGAGTACGCCAACGTCCAGCCGCACTCCGGTGCCCAGGCCAACGCCGCAGCGCTGTCCGCCATGATCACCCCCGGTGACAAGATCCTTGGCCTCTCCCTGGCCCACGGCGGCCACCTGACCCACGGCATGAAGCTGAACTTCTCCGGCAAGCTCTACAAGGTGGCCGCCTACCAGGTGGAGCAGGACAACTTCCGCATCGACTTGGACAAGCTCCGCGAGCAGGCCATCGCCGAGAAGCCGCAGGTGATCATCGCCGGCTGGTCCGCATACCCGCGGCACCTCGACTTCGCAGCCTTCCGCTCCATCGCAGACGAAGTAGGCGCGCTCCTCTGGACCGACATGGCGCACTTCGCCGGCCTCGTGGCAGCGGGGCTGCACCCCAGCCCGGTGCCGCACTCCGACGTCGTCACCTCCACCGTGCACAAGACCCTCGCCGGCCCCCGTTCCGGTGTGATCCTGGCGAAGCAGGAGTGGGCCAAGAAGCTCAACTCCAACGTCTTCCCGGGCCAGCAGGGCGGACCGCTCATGCACGTCATCGCAGCCAAGGCCGTTGCCTTCAAGATCGCCGGCACCGAGGAATTCAAGGAGCGCCAGGAGCGCGTCCTCGAAGGCGCCAAGATCATCGCCGACCGCCTGAACCAGGCCGACGTCGCAGAAGCCGGTGTCTCCGTGCTTACCGGCGGCACTGACGTGCACCTTGTCCTGGTGGACCTGCGCAACTCACAGCTGGACGGCCAGCAGGCCGAGGACCTCCTGCACTCCGTGGGCATTACCGTGAACCGCAACGCCGTTCCATTCGACCCCCGCCCGCCGATGGTCACCTCCGGCCTGCGCATCGGTACCCCGGCCCTGGCTACCCGCGGCTTCGGCGCCGAGGAGTTCACCGAGGTTGCCGAGATCATCGCCACCGCCCTGAAGGCAGGCTCCGCCGCCGACGTCGAGTCCCTGCAGGCCCGCGTTGACAAGCTCGCCGCCGACTTCCCGCTGTACCCGCAGCACGAGCAGTGGTGA
- a CDS encoding bifunctional methylenetetrahydrofolate dehydrogenase/methenyltetrahydrofolate cyclohydrolase, translating into MTQTAKILDGKAAAAAIKSELAERVAALKARGVTPGIATVLVGADPASQLYVSMKHKQSVEIGMNSIQRELPADATQAQVEALIDELNADPACHGYIVQLPLPKHLDTDAILERIDPAKDADGLHPTNLGRLVLNVNGEITSPLPCTPRGVIELLERNGYNLSGKHVVVVGRGVTIGRSIGLLLTRRAVNATVTLTHTGTKNLSELLRMADVIVGAAGVKHIVKAADVKPGAALLDVGVTRETDPGTGKSKVHGDIDPAAAEVAGWISPNPGGVGPMTVALLMTNVVEAAERQVAAEHHASVA; encoded by the coding sequence ATGACGCAGACCGCGAAGATCCTTGACGGCAAGGCAGCCGCCGCCGCCATCAAATCCGAGCTTGCCGAGCGCGTCGCGGCACTGAAGGCCCGCGGCGTCACTCCGGGCATTGCCACCGTGCTCGTGGGCGCGGATCCTGCCTCGCAGCTGTACGTGTCCATGAAGCACAAGCAGTCTGTGGAGATCGGGATGAACTCGATCCAGCGTGAGCTTCCGGCGGATGCCACCCAGGCCCAGGTTGAGGCCCTCATTGACGAACTCAATGCGGACCCCGCCTGCCACGGTTACATCGTGCAGCTGCCGCTGCCCAAGCACCTGGACACCGACGCCATCCTTGAGCGGATCGACCCCGCCAAGGATGCCGACGGCCTGCACCCGACCAACCTTGGCCGGCTGGTGCTTAACGTCAACGGCGAGATCACCTCGCCGTTGCCGTGCACGCCCCGCGGCGTCATCGAGCTCCTGGAGCGCAACGGCTACAACCTCTCCGGCAAGCACGTCGTGGTGGTCGGCCGAGGCGTCACGATCGGCCGCTCGATCGGCCTGCTGCTCACCCGGCGGGCCGTGAACGCCACCGTGACGCTCACGCACACCGGCACCAAGAACCTCTCGGAGCTGCTGCGGATGGCGGACGTCATTGTGGGCGCGGCGGGTGTCAAGCACATCGTCAAGGCTGCGGACGTGAAGCCGGGCGCGGCCCTGCTCGACGTCGGTGTCACCCGTGAAACCGACCCTGGGACGGGCAAGAGCAAGGTCCACGGCGACATCGATCCCGCCGCTGCCGAGGTAGCCGGCTGGATCTCGCCGAACCCCGGCGGCGTCGGTCCCATGACCGTGGCGCTGCTGATGACCAACGTGGTCGAAGCCGCGGAACGCCAGGTGGCGGCGGAACACCACGCCAGCGTCGCCTAG